A section of the Solea solea chromosome 17, fSolSol10.1, whole genome shotgun sequence genome encodes:
- the nme6 gene encoding nucleoside diphosphate kinase 6 isoform X2: MLLTAARLSKVLQLTLAAIKPDAVAHPLMLEALHQRILENNFVIVRCKDLVWSRKDSERFYSEHSGRFFYQRLVEFMSSGPMRAYILAREDGIRHWRELMGPTKVFRARFTSPASIRAQYGLTDTRNTTHGSDFSVEEWMKKEEPLFRSGQLQFDQQKQIHTLLAQS, from the exons ATGTTACTGACAGCTGCTCGTCTGTCGAAAGTGCTGCAGCTCACCCTGGCGGCCATTAAACCAGACGCTGTAGCTCATCCTCTGATGTTAGAG gCTCTTCATCAAAGAATCCTGGAGAACAACTTTGTCATTGTGAGATGCAAAGATCTCGTATGGAGTAGAAAGGACTCGGAGAGGTTTTACTCTGAACATTCAg GGCGATTCTTCTATCAAAGACTTGTTGAGTTCATGTCAAG TGGTCCGATGCGTGCGTACATTTTAGCCAGAGAGGACGGAATACGTCACTGGAGAGAACTGATGGGACCCACTAAAGTGTTCAGAGCCAGATTCACGTCTCCCGCCTCCATCAGGGCCCAGTATGGACTCACAGACACACGGAACACGACTCACGGTTCAG ACTTCTCTGTGGAAGAGTGGATGAAGAAAGAGGAGCCATTGTTCAGATCTGGACAGTTACAGTttgaccaacaaaaacaaatccacacGCTTTTAGCACAAAGCTGA
- the nme6 gene encoding nucleoside diphosphate kinase 6 isoform X1, with the protein MLLTAARLSKVLQLTLAAIKPDAVAHPLMLEALHQRILENNFVIVRCKDLVWSRKDSERFYSEHSGRFFYQRLVEFMSSGPMRAYILAREDGIRHWRELMGPTKVFRARFTSPASIRAQYGLTDTRNTTHGSDSVESAQREISFFFPDFSVEEWMKKEEPLFRSGQLQFDQQKQIHTLLAQS; encoded by the exons ATGTTACTGACAGCTGCTCGTCTGTCGAAAGTGCTGCAGCTCACCCTGGCGGCCATTAAACCAGACGCTGTAGCTCATCCTCTGATGTTAGAG gCTCTTCATCAAAGAATCCTGGAGAACAACTTTGTCATTGTGAGATGCAAAGATCTCGTATGGAGTAGAAAGGACTCGGAGAGGTTTTACTCTGAACATTCAg GGCGATTCTTCTATCAAAGACTTGTTGAGTTCATGTCAAG TGGTCCGATGCGTGCGTACATTTTAGCCAGAGAGGACGGAATACGTCACTGGAGAGAACTGATGGGACCCACTAAAGTGTTCAGAGCCAGATTCACGTCTCCCGCCTCCATCAGGGCCCAGTATGGACTCACAGACACACGGAACACGACTCACGGTTCAG ATTCTGTTGAGTCGGCACAAAGAGAAATCAGTTTCTTTTTCCCAGACTTCTCTGTGGAAGAGTGGATGAAGAAAGAGGAGCCATTGTTCAGATCTGGACAGTTACAGTttgaccaacaaaaacaaatccacacGCTTTTAGCACAAAGCTGA
- the baalcb gene encoding brain and acute leukemia cytoplasmic protein, with protein MGCGGSRTDALEPRYLESWTKETESTWLTSTDTDIPLSSIQSIPSETSEAGCFTSEKTIGPVPDLFEDALPPPAQAYLKVCSAVSEASLSDVKPSSPAVILASPPKEEALPSSGTTVQRRSVLHTEEITKWQDSRMSTKQVTITVTQSIHQVDKNGKVKKSLTTYEVMKPVESLKQVTTQNT; from the exons ATGGGCTGTGGGGGGAGCAGGACCGATGCTCTGGAGCCTCGCTACCTGGAGAGCTGGACCAAAGAGACAGAGTCGACATGGCTGACCAGCACAGACACTGACATCCCCCTGTCGTCCATCCAGAGCATCCCCTCTGAGACCTCGGAGGCCGGCTGCTTCACTTCTGAGAAAACAATCGGCCCTG TTCCAGATCTCTTTGAGGACGCGctccctcctcctgctcagGCGTATCTGAAGGTCTGCTCAGCCGTGTCTGAAGCCAGTCTGAGTGACGTGAAGCCCAGCAGTCCTGCCGTCATACTCGCCTCTCCGCCCAAAGAGGAGGCGTTGCCTTCATCTGGCACCACGGTGCAGCGCCGAAGTGTCCTACACACAGAAGAGATT ACAAAATGGCAGGACAGTCGTATGTCCACCAAGCAGGTGaccatcacagtgacacagagcaTCCACCAGGTGGACAAGAACGGCAAGGTGAAGAAGTCCCTCACCACCTACGAGGTGATGAAACCTGTGGAGAGTCTAAAGCAGGTGACCACACAAAACACTTGA